The DNA window GCACGTCGATGCCGGCGTCGCGGATCATCTTCGCCAGCTCGCTGCGCGACGGCGGGGTCTTCAGGTACTCGACGACGGTGGGGTCAAAGCCGCTGTCGCGCAGCAGGTCCAGCGTTTTGCGGGAGGTGCTGCAGCGTGGGTTGTGGTAGATGACGGCTTGGTCTGGCTTGGCAGCCATCTAGGCGTCTCCGTCGAAGAGCCCTGTGACCGAGCCATTTTCGAAGACGGCGCGGATGGTGCTGGCCAGCAGCGGCGCGATGGACAGGACCGTCAGCTGCGGGAAACGCTTCTCTTCGCCGATCGGAAGGGTGTTCGT is part of the Mycobacterium mantenii genome and encodes:
- the arsC gene encoding arsenate reductase (glutaredoxin) (This arsenate reductase requires both glutathione and glutaredoxin to convert arsenate to arsenite, after which the efflux transporter formed by ArsA and ArsB can extrude the arsenite from the cell, providing resistance.) gives rise to the protein MAAKPDQAVIYHNPRCSTSRKTLDLLRDSGFDPTVVEYLKTPPSRSELAKMIRDAGIDVRTATRKRESLYDELNLADATDDQLLDAMAEHPILIERPFVVTPKGTRLARPIDAVREIL